From Nitrosopumilus zosterae, the proteins below share one genomic window:
- the leuS gene encoding leucine--tRNA ligase, translated as MTINWNEIETKWRNRWIESKDFETNPNDKPKKFITVAYPYPNSPQHIGHGRTYTLADVHARFYRMKGYNVLFPMGFHYTGTPVLGMARRIQAGEKEILDGLRNIYHVPEEDIKTFVEPIKIADYFHEEIKSGMIEMGYSIDWRREFTTIVPGYQRFIEWQITTLKEKGRIIQGSHPVGWCPDDQNPVSQHDTMGDVEPKIDDKNFLIKFKFGDFIFPVTTLRPETIFGITNLWANPNVTYKKVAVDNEKWIVSEECAKKISFFEKQVTVEGEIDGSEIIGKYATNHDGREIPILPADFVEPSMGTGLVMSVPAHAPKDYQALMDLKAKGHELASKIEPIPIIATEGYGTIPAKEICEKLGVSDQTDQKLEEATKELYLKEFTDGKLNEKCDKFNNEKVQFGRDKIRAWLQENNHLEKFPVLENAPVHCRCGAECVVKILNNQWFLNYGDEEWKELARTCLDEMNILPNNIKTEFKEVIDWLHERACARQQGLGTKLPWDKDWIVESLSDSVIYMAYYTLSRFVNDGTVQPENLTKEFFDYVLLDKGDMSLAASTSKLSEEVINTMKKEFTYFYPVDSRHSGRDLVQNHLSFFVLNHVAIFDKKLWPKEIVVNGSVMMDGAKMSKSMGNIIPLRAAIRDHGADPIRLAIISSAELLQDADFNMESVTGIQNKLESLLEECSRLKNEPISELQAEDKWILSKAQNLISQVTEAVEKMRLREGLHDILFSFESDLSWYNKRIQAKERKDVSGILYKINSFRVAMLSPFAPHIAEEMWEKLGQTGLASKSQWPEYSKENVYATSIQSEELLKSTINDIANILKVTKITPQKIVIYVNSDEFKKTVYRKILEIMVGGQNNMGVVMKELIADPKTTDAKKMPEYIQKVIKDLHSESEEIKQMKLESAEFDEKKFLSAELSSIGKKEFGVEIQVYSEADDDIYDPKGKARHARPFKPAILIE; from the coding sequence ATGACAATTAACTGGAATGAAATAGAGACCAAATGGCGCAACAGGTGGATTGAATCAAAAGACTTTGAGACAAACCCAAATGATAAACCAAAAAAATTCATTACAGTTGCATATCCTTATCCCAACTCTCCGCAACACATTGGACACGGAAGAACATACACACTAGCTGATGTGCACGCAAGATTTTACAGAATGAAAGGATACAATGTGCTATTTCCAATGGGATTCCATTATACTGGAACACCCGTACTTGGCATGGCAAGAAGAATTCAAGCTGGAGAAAAAGAAATTCTCGACGGACTGCGAAATATTTACCATGTACCAGAAGAAGACATCAAGACATTTGTTGAGCCAATAAAGATTGCGGATTATTTTCATGAAGAGATAAAATCGGGAATGATCGAGATGGGCTATTCCATTGATTGGCGTAGGGAATTTACAACCATAGTTCCAGGGTATCAAAGATTTATCGAGTGGCAAATTACAACACTCAAAGAAAAGGGCAGGATCATCCAGGGAAGCCATCCAGTTGGGTGGTGCCCTGATGATCAAAACCCAGTATCACAACATGATACAATGGGCGATGTTGAACCAAAGATCGATGATAAAAATTTCTTAATCAAATTCAAGTTTGGTGATTTTATTTTTCCAGTAACAACACTAAGACCTGAGACAATTTTTGGAATTACAAATTTGTGGGCCAATCCAAATGTAACCTACAAAAAAGTTGCAGTAGATAATGAGAAATGGATAGTTTCAGAAGAGTGTGCAAAAAAGATTTCATTTTTTGAAAAACAAGTGACAGTCGAGGGAGAAATAGATGGAAGCGAGATTATTGGAAAATATGCCACAAACCATGATGGACGAGAAATCCCGATATTGCCAGCTGATTTTGTAGAGCCCAGCATGGGAACAGGACTTGTAATGTCAGTGCCAGCTCATGCACCAAAAGATTATCAGGCTTTGATGGATTTAAAGGCAAAAGGGCATGAATTAGCCTCAAAAATAGAACCCATACCAATTATTGCTACTGAAGGATATGGCACCATTCCTGCAAAAGAGATTTGTGAAAAATTGGGAGTGTCAGACCAAACAGACCAAAAACTAGAGGAGGCAACAAAGGAATTGTACCTCAAAGAATTCACAGATGGAAAGCTAAATGAAAAATGCGATAAATTCAACAATGAAAAAGTACAGTTTGGACGAGATAAAATTAGAGCATGGCTGCAAGAGAATAATCATCTAGAAAAATTCCCAGTACTTGAGAATGCTCCAGTGCATTGTCGTTGCGGGGCAGAATGCGTTGTCAAAATATTGAACAACCAATGGTTTCTCAATTATGGGGATGAAGAGTGGAAAGAATTGGCTAGAACTTGTCTTGACGAGATGAACATTCTACCAAATAATATCAAAACAGAGTTCAAAGAGGTAATTGATTGGTTGCATGAAAGGGCATGTGCAAGACAGCAAGGACTAGGTACAAAACTCCCATGGGACAAAGATTGGATCGTAGAGTCACTATCAGACAGTGTAATTTACATGGCATACTATACTCTTTCACGATTTGTAAATGATGGAACAGTCCAACCTGAGAACTTGACAAAAGAATTCTTTGATTATGTGTTACTAGATAAAGGAGATATGTCATTGGCTGCAAGTACTTCGAAACTTTCTGAAGAAGTCATTAATACAATGAAAAAGGAATTCACCTACTTCTACCCAGTTGATTCGAGACATTCAGGTAGAGATCTGGTGCAGAATCACTTGTCGTTTTTTGTGTTAAATCATGTTGCAATATTTGATAAAAAATTATGGCCTAAAGAAATTGTGGTTAATGGCAGTGTCATGATGGATGGTGCTAAAATGAGTAAGAGCATGGGAAACATCATTCCGCTGCGAGCTGCAATTAGGGATCACGGTGCAGACCCAATAAGACTAGCCATCATCTCATCAGCTGAGTTATTGCAAGATGCGGATTTCAACATGGAATCAGTTACAGGTATTCAAAATAAGTTAGAATCATTACTTGAGGAGTGCTCTAGGCTCAAAAATGAGCCTATTTCAGAACTACAAGCTGAAGATAAATGGATTTTATCAAAGGCACAGAATTTGATATCTCAAGTTACTGAAGCAGTTGAAAAGATGAGATTACGTGAAGGATTACATGACATACTATTTTCATTTGAATCAGATTTGAGCTGGTACAACAAAAGAATCCAGGCTAAAGAAAGAAAAGATGTTTCTGGAATTCTGTACAAGATCAATTCATTCAGAGTGGCAATGCTATCACCATTTGCACCACACATAGCTGAAGAGATGTGGGAAAAATTAGGCCAAACAGGGCTAGCATCAAAGTCACAATGGCCAGAATATTCTAAAGAAAATGTCTATGCAACATCAATTCAATCTGAAGAGTTGTTAAAATCAACGATCAATGATATAGCAAATATTCTCAAAGTTACAAAAATTACTCCACAGAAAATTGTAATATATGTAAATTCGGATGAGTTCAAAAAAACTGTGTATCGGAAGATATTGGAAATTATGGTAGGTGGTCAAAATAACATGGGTGTTGTAATGAAAGAATTGATTGCAGATCCTAAAACAACAGATGCCAAGAAAATGCCAGAATACATACAAAAAGTAATCAAAGACTTGCATTCCGAATCTGAAGAAATAAAACAAATGAAGTTAGAATCTGCAGAATTTGATGAAAAGAAATTCTTGTCTGCAGAATTATCAAGTATTGGAAAGAAGGAGTTCGGCGTAGAGATTCAAGTGTATTCAGAGGCAGATGATGACATCTATGATCCTAAAGGAAAGGCAAGACATGCAAGGCCGTTCAAGCCTGCAATTTTGATCGAGTAA
- a CDS encoding thermonuclease family protein: MMNKKIIFGIVLGVVAIAVFGHFASESNQNSATDSDEAAWQLLQKTYLDSECKEKYMGQPDAMQDCFDRVAEEQRLNPLNPELTSTAPPLQLSAKPVSDLDCLGTAQCFIGTVTEIIDGDTIKVDGQSVRFALSSAPEIKGYGGVDARNFIETICPVGSMAIVDEDDGQILGSYGRLVGMVTCNDVNLNSELLDSNLGYMEFRFCDSSEFGGESWAVKHGCE; the protein is encoded by the coding sequence ATGATGAATAAGAAAATAATTTTTGGTATTGTACTTGGTGTTGTTGCAATTGCTGTGTTTGGTCATTTTGCTAGTGAATCAAATCAAAATTCTGCCACTGACAGTGATGAAGCAGCATGGCAACTGTTACAAAAAACATATCTTGATTCAGAGTGTAAGGAAAAGTACATGGGTCAACCTGATGCGATGCAGGATTGTTTTGATAGAGTTGCAGAAGAACAAAGATTGAATCCACTCAACCCTGAACTAACATCTACTGCTCCACCCTTACAATTATCTGCAAAACCTGTGTCTGATTTAGATTGTTTGGGAACTGCTCAATGTTTTATTGGAACTGTAACTGAAATTATTGATGGTGATACCATCAAAGTTGATGGGCAATCAGTCAGATTTGCATTGTCTTCTGCACCTGAGATAAAAGGTTATGGTGGTGTAGATGCTAGGAATTTCATTGAAACGATCTGTCCTGTTGGCTCTATGGCAATAGTTGATGAAGATGATGGACAAATTCTTGGTAGCTATGGTAGATTAGTAGGTATGGTTACATGTAATGATGTTAATTTGAATTCTGAATTATTAGATTCGAATTTAGGCTATATGGAATTCAGATTTTGTGATTCTAGTGAGTTTGGTGGAGAATCTTGGGCTGTAAAACACGGATGTGAATAG
- a CDS encoding nitroreductase family protein — MDTFDAIKSRRSIKSFKNHEMTEDEINQLLEAAILSPTSYNIQNWRFVIVTEQKLKDRISELSYGQRQVAEASLVIVLCADLKAWDRNPERYWKNVPEESRNYLVSGIRQAYSGNETLEKEQAIRSCGIAAQTIMLAAKSMGYDSCPMEGFDYGKVGNLINLPDDHIVTMMIVVGKAAKEAAPRGGQIPLSDVVFENSF; from the coding sequence ATGGATACATTTGATGCAATAAAGTCTAGACGTTCAATTAAGAGTTTTAAAAATCATGAAATGACCGAAGACGAAATCAACCAGTTATTGGAAGCTGCAATTTTATCTCCAACTTCATACAACATTCAGAACTGGAGATTTGTAATTGTTACTGAGCAGAAACTAAAAGACCGAATCTCTGAACTGTCCTATGGGCAAAGACAAGTTGCAGAGGCCTCTCTAGTTATTGTGTTGTGTGCTGACTTGAAGGCATGGGATAGAAATCCTGAACGATACTGGAAAAATGTTCCTGAAGAATCTCGAAATTACCTAGTTAGCGGTATAAGGCAGGCCTATTCTGGTAATGAAACTCTGGAAAAAGAACAGGCAATTCGCTCTTGCGGGATAGCTGCCCAGACCATCATGCTTGCTGCAAAATCTATGGGGTATGATAGCTGTCCTATGGAGGGATTTGATTATGGAAAGGTTGGGAATCTGATCAATCTTCCTGATGATCATATAGTTACAATGATGATAGTAGTTGGAAAAGCTGCAAAGGAGGCAGCACCACGTGGTGGACAAATTCCATTATCTGACGTGGTCTTTGAGAATTCATTCTGA
- a CDS encoding NAD(P)/FAD-dependent oxidoreductase, giving the protein MLNFQIVYLLGIQRSQDILKIAVMGMGVAGSYLMARLKDSEHEVVGYERSTEDRHDSICAWGTIKPVLTDFCKKTGRDFNDFLIHDGKNMHVKMNNDVKFDIGLKGLCTYNKLGLIKDFIKDSKIIYGESPKLEELEKEYDMIVDCTGFNRVYLPKLKEDFFLPTYEYKVEYENGVPYDDFYIEPFPGMSGYFWYFPLGEKWAHIGAGDYNKNHIKATDEFLQKHGGKVIATKGRPIRLATPDRCKPYYSGKVVGVGESIGTVYALLGEGIIPSMQCVEIFLENMNDFKAYEKAVEQHYKVYAKVFNFVRAKIHKDFSFLKALPDFIAIFRYMKKNEDRFGMNIKIADLLKVAKA; this is encoded by the coding sequence ATGCTAAATTTTCAGATAGTGTATTTATTAGGCATACAAAGATCGCAAGACATCTTGAAGATTGCAGTGATGGGAATGGGTGTTGCAGGATCCTATCTAATGGCCAGACTAAAGGATTCAGAACACGAAGTTGTAGGGTATGAAAGAAGTACCGAAGATAGACATGATTCGATTTGTGCATGGGGAACAATAAAACCAGTACTGACAGACTTTTGCAAAAAGACGGGCAGAGATTTTAATGACTTTTTGATTCATGATGGAAAAAACATGCATGTCAAAATGAACAATGATGTAAAGTTTGACATTGGACTCAAAGGATTATGCACATATAACAAATTAGGATTAATCAAAGATTTCATAAAAGATTCAAAGATAATTTATGGTGAATCCCCAAAGCTTGAAGAGCTGGAGAAAGAATACGACATGATAGTTGACTGTACCGGATTTAATAGAGTCTATCTGCCAAAGCTAAAAGAAGATTTCTTTTTGCCAACATATGAATACAAAGTGGAATATGAAAATGGGGTTCCATATGATGACTTTTACATAGAACCATTTCCTGGAATGTCAGGATACTTTTGGTATTTTCCGCTAGGAGAGAAATGGGCACATATTGGAGCAGGAGATTACAATAAAAACCACATAAAGGCAACTGACGAATTTTTGCAAAAACACGGGGGCAAAGTAATTGCGACAAAGGGCAGACCAATCAGACTTGCAACTCCAGATAGATGCAAGCCATACTATTCAGGAAAAGTAGTGGGGGTTGGCGAATCAATAGGAACAGTTTATGCATTGCTAGGCGAGGGAATTATCCCATCAATGCAGTGTGTTGAGATATTCTTAGAAAACATGAATGATTTCAAAGCATATGAGAAAGCAGTAGAGCAACACTACAAAGTGTACGCCAAAGTGTTTAATTTTGTTCGAGCAAAAATTCACAAGGACTTTAGTTTCCTCAAAGCACTACCGGACTTTATTGCAATATTTCGCTATATGAAAAAGAACGAAGACAGATTTGGAATGAACATCAAAATTGCAGATTTGCTCAAGGTTGCCAAAGCCTAA
- a CDS encoding YkgJ family cysteine cluster protein, producing the protein MLGKITDVSDYPLKVKDVIFHVPYLNSEKKFILWKCFWPDCHNCCDRQGRLPLTSDDLITIGKGLKYQKPSDFIKNETLTVTYQEPGPSGQLTTMTTINLKRKTDETPKDDGTHISCRFLDEKGGCSMHPDRPGVCYLYPFSSWLENENGIARVHATYQFTGDCPGFYLAETLDPMKEEFKDYSKTIYDYNMASNRTNREGFGSVSFS; encoded by the coding sequence ATGTTAGGTAAAATCACCGATGTGTCTGACTATCCACTCAAAGTCAAAGATGTGATTTTTCATGTTCCGTATCTTAATTCTGAGAAAAAATTCATCTTGTGGAAATGCTTTTGGCCTGACTGTCACAACTGTTGCGATAGACAAGGAAGACTCCCATTAACATCTGATGATCTAATTACAATTGGAAAAGGTTTGAAATATCAAAAACCGTCTGATTTTATAAAAAATGAAACTCTTACTGTAACATATCAGGAGCCCGGACCCTCAGGCCAACTAACTACAATGACTACCATAAATTTGAAGAGAAAAACAGACGAGACTCCGAAAGATGACGGAACCCATATCTCTTGCAGATTTTTAGATGAAAAGGGTGGATGCAGCATGCATCCAGACAGACCTGGAGTGTGCTATCTTTATCCGTTTTCTAGCTGGCTTGAAAATGAAAATGGAATTGCACGTGTTCATGCCACATACCAGTTTACTGGGGATTGTCCTGGATTTTATCTGGCAGAAACCCTTGACCCTATGAAAGAAGAATTCAAGGACTATTCCAAAACAATTTACGATTACAACATGGCATCAAATAGAACAAACAGAGAAGGATTTGGTTCTGTTAGTTTTAGTTAG
- a CDS encoding 30S ribosomal protein S7 produces MAETKNLLLFRKWDLSNIEIKDPGLKTAISLRKQILPYTYGRSALKRFNKADVNIVERLINKTMHFGKKYAKNTGRMTGKKSKLLNTVKTAFDIIALKTGENPVEVLVRAIENSAPNEDTTRIVYGGTVYHVSVDVAPIRRVDLALKFISDAIKEATFSNPKPIEEHMAEHLILAAANDPNAPSVKKKNELERIAQASR; encoded by the coding sequence ATGGCTGAAACTAAAAACTTGTTATTATTTAGAAAATGGGATTTATCAAATATTGAAATTAAAGATCCTGGATTAAAAACTGCAATTTCTTTGAGAAAACAAATCTTGCCATATACTTATGGTCGCTCAGCTTTGAAGAGATTCAACAAAGCAGATGTCAACATTGTTGAGAGATTAATCAACAAAACAATGCACTTTGGAAAAAAGTACGCAAAGAACACTGGCAGGATGACTGGTAAGAAATCTAAACTACTCAATACAGTAAAAACTGCATTTGATATTATTGCACTAAAGACTGGAGAAAATCCGGTTGAAGTTTTAGTTAGAGCAATTGAGAATTCTGCACCAAACGAGGATACAACCAGAATTGTTTATGGTGGTACTGTCTATCACGTATCAGTTGATGTTGCTCCAATTAGAAGAGTTGACTTGGCACTGAAATTCATCTCTGACGCAATCAAAGAGGCAACATTTTCCAATCCAAAACCAATTGAGGAACACATGGCAGAACACCTGATACTTGCAGCAGCAAATGATCCTAACGCTCCTTCTGTTAAGAAGAAAAATGAGCTAGAAAGAATAGCGCAAGCATCACGATAG
- a CDS encoding 30S ribosomal protein S12, which translates to MRKSPLGLFAGRVLTTKKKRQRWAISTYKRRKLGIDKKADPLGGAPQGRGIVLEKVGIAAKQPNSAIRKCVRVQLIKNGKTVTAFLPRDGAMNFIDEHDEVHIQGMGATQGGAMGDIPGVRFKVFKVNGTSLHELVIGKKEKPRR; encoded by the coding sequence ATGAGAAAATCACCACTTGGATTATTTGCTGGCAGAGTTTTAACTACTAAAAAGAAGAGACAGCGATGGGCTATCTCTACATACAAGCGAAGAAAACTTGGTATTGATAAAAAAGCAGATCCACTTGGAGGGGCTCCACAAGGACGAGGCATTGTCTTAGAAAAAGTAGGTATTGCTGCAAAACAGCCAAACTCCGCTATTAGAAAATGTGTTAGAGTTCAATTAATTAAAAACGGTAAAACAGTTACAGCATTTTTACCACGAGACGGCGCAATGAACTTTATTGATGAACATGACGAAGTTCACATTCAAGGAATGGGTGCAACACAGGGTGGCGCAATGGGAGATATTCCTGGTGTTAGATTCAAAGTTTTCAAAGTTAACGGTACATCACTTCATGAATTAGTAATTGGAAAGAAGGAGAAACCAAGGAGATAG
- a CDS encoding NusA-like transcription termination signal-binding factor, producing the protein MTQSIKLTTDQMRMMSLFQNVTGATARDCVEDEKQDRVIFVVNTGKMGLAIGKGGVHIKSLQNIVKRNVELVEYDEDPAKFLSSLLNSKLISEVKINTRADGTKQAIVMVDPRKKGIVVGREGRNAEKARLLAKRYFDITSVLINSPERATMEM; encoded by the coding sequence ATGACACAGTCAATCAAACTAACAACAGATCAAATGCGTATGATGTCTCTTTTTCAAAATGTTACTGGTGCAACAGCACGTGATTGTGTTGAAGATGAAAAACAAGATAGAGTAATTTTTGTTGTTAATACTGGTAAAATGGGACTGGCAATTGGCAAGGGTGGAGTTCATATCAAATCATTACAAAATATTGTTAAAAGAAATGTGGAATTAGTAGAATATGATGAAGATCCTGCCAAATTTCTCTCTTCATTACTCAATTCAAAACTCATTTCTGAAGTAAAAATAAATACACGAGCAGATGGGACAAAACAGGCAATTGTTATGGTCGACCCAAGAAAGAAAGGAATCGTGGTTGGAAGAGAAGGCAGAAATGCAGAAAAAGCAAGACTGCTTGCAAAACGATATTTTGATATTACCAGCGTACTGATTAATAGTCCTGAACGTGCTACTATGGAGATGTAA
- a CDS encoding ribosomal L7Ae/L30e/S12e/Gadd45 family protein — protein MSKILEKSLKDAHKENQLTMGTKQVLNSIKNSKLIVLSQSVNKEIIEKIESDAKKEKVPLVNFQGTSVALGRLCGLQFRISTISFTSITDANIKSILKDTEAEKKND, from the coding sequence ATGAGTAAGATACTTGAAAAATCATTGAAGGATGCCCATAAAGAAAATCAATTAACAATGGGCACGAAACAAGTTTTGAACTCTATAAAAAATTCCAAGCTAATTGTATTGTCTCAATCAGTGAATAAAGAAATAATTGAGAAAATTGAATCAGATGCAAAAAAAGAAAAAGTACCTCTAGTCAACTTTCAAGGAACTTCAGTCGCATTAGGAAGATTATGTGGCTTGCAATTTAGAATTTCAACAATTTCATTCACATCAATAACTGATGCAAATATCAAATCAATTTTAAAAGATACAGAAGCTGAGAAAAAAAATGATTAG
- a CDS encoding tetratricopeptide repeat protein: protein MLGYLLGITLVLTVLSPFVSDVFAETFVVNTDKQSYDVGDSLTVSGEILDFGMPVIAMSIYDPDGKILTANNLEISPEKTFTKTLSLDSPFYAKAGEYKLKLAYGQITEDHYFVINGESESELVVPISAEPEITLLSTDKKQYADNEIIYITGIVSALGSPTALIGVYDPYGMPAGFYFGTINSDLEFSTNFLVKDGVNFRTEGTYSIKAHYAESEAVSFFEYHKDFQTVIEESAETIDTTETIDTTETIDDNETIDDNETIDDNETIDDTIQKTTETEIIVSDDNPSIKETSKDTKSKSQNNSIITKTNQEDIPTTKNSDSQIKTINEKDNSKKILVDDNKKSTNLSVEDIELGIILNQMNLECDSSVFTDTISYYDGMGPALYRLCDFDGSLNFFNESLIENPDDVEILTNKGSALGKLGYFTEAIVYYDHALKIDPDFLPAKNNKANALANLKDYDNAISLYEEILTKNPNYLSARKNLALALSFQSPVVSLVDESLESDIEKVVYSESNLPQIINQMNDNPEKPATFFDEVGVVISALGSLFGFLN from the coding sequence GTGTTAGGATATCTTCTTGGAATTACGTTAGTGTTAACCGTACTGTCTCCTTTTGTTTCAGATGTTTTTGCTGAGACATTTGTCGTAAATACTGACAAGCAATCTTACGATGTTGGTGATTCACTGACTGTTTCTGGTGAAATCCTTGACTTTGGAATGCCAGTAATTGCCATGAGTATCTATGATCCTGACGGAAAAATTTTAACTGCTAATAATCTGGAAATATCCCCTGAAAAAACTTTCACAAAAACGCTTTCACTTGATTCTCCATTTTATGCAAAAGCTGGGGAGTACAAACTTAAACTAGCATATGGGCAAATCACTGAGGATCATTATTTTGTAATTAATGGCGAATCTGAATCTGAACTTGTTGTTCCGATATCTGCAGAGCCGGAAATAACCCTTCTTTCCACTGACAAAAAGCAATATGCTGACAATGAAATAATATACATCACAGGTATTGTTTCCGCATTGGGTTCTCCTACCGCGTTGATAGGAGTATATGATCCGTATGGAATGCCTGCTGGATTTTATTTTGGTACAATAAATTCTGATTTGGAATTTTCAACTAATTTTCTTGTAAAAGATGGTGTAAATTTTAGAACAGAAGGAACTTATTCCATCAAAGCTCATTATGCCGAATCTGAAGCAGTTTCTTTTTTTGAATATCATAAAGATTTTCAAACTGTAATCGAAGAATCCGCTGAAACAATTGATACTACTGAAACAATTGATACTACTGAAACAATTGATGATAATGAAACAATTGATGATAATGAAACAATTGATGATAATGAAACAATTGATGATACAATTCAAAAAACAACTGAAACAGAAATTATTGTATCTGATGACAACCCATCAATCAAAGAAACTTCTAAAGATACTAAATCAAAATCTCAAAATAATTCGATAATTACAAAAACTAATCAAGAAGATATTCCAACAACAAAAAATTCTGATAGTCAAATTAAAACAATAAATGAAAAAGATAATTCAAAAAAAATTCTAGTTGATGACAACAAAAAATCAACTAATCTTTCTGTTGAAGATATTGAATTAGGAATAATTTTAAATCAAATGAATCTTGAATGTGATTCAAGTGTATTTACAGACACAATCTCATATTATGATGGAATGGGTCCTGCATTGTATCGTTTATGTGACTTTGATGGCTCTTTGAATTTTTTCAACGAATCATTAATTGAAAATCCTGATGATGTGGAAATTCTTACAAACAAAGGTTCTGCCTTGGGGAAATTGGGATATTTTACTGAGGCTATAGTGTATTATGATCATGCACTCAAAATAGATCCTGACTTTCTACCTGCCAAAAATAACAAGGCCAACGCTCTTGCAAATTTGAAAGATTACGATAATGCAATTTCATTATATGAAGAAATCTTAACGAAAAATCCTAACTATCTTTCTGCAAGAAAAAATCTTGCTCTTGCATTATCATTCCAATCTCCAGTTGTTTCATTAGTGGATGAGTCTTTAGAATCTGATATTGAAAAAGTGGTTTACTCTGAATCTAATTTGCCACAAATAATCAATCAAATGAATGATAATCCGGAAAAACCAGCAACTTTTTTTGATGAGGTTGGTGTAGTGATTTCCGCTTTGGGTTCTCTATTTGGTTTTCTAAACTAA
- a CDS encoding LSM domain-containing protein, with protein sequence MADEITNLMNNNKDKVVLLRLRNARTVQGVLKDFDIHMNLTLDDAEDVTEEKHEKIGKVLLRGDNILLVSLPEEES encoded by the coding sequence ATGGCCGATGAAATTACAAATCTCATGAATAACAACAAGGATAAAGTGGTCTTGCTTCGATTAAGAAACGCACGAACTGTTCAAGGCGTTCTAAAAGACTTTGACATTCACATGAATTTAACATTAGATGATGCTGAAGATGTTACCGAAGAAAAACATGAAAAGATTGGCAAAGTATTACTTCGTGGTGATAACATTCTACTAGTGTCTCTCCCTGAAGAAGAATCTTAA